One genomic region from Phoenix dactylifera cultivar Barhee BC4 unplaced genomic scaffold, palm_55x_up_171113_PBpolish2nd_filt_p 002007F, whole genome shotgun sequence encodes:
- the LOC103718071 gene encoding probable pectinesterase 66, whose amino-acid sequence MQSPFFFFFLLLFYSLTQIFLYYDFVDGYAVIVKNITVDKSGHGDFTTIQGAIDSIPDNNNQWIRIHVVQGIYREKVYIPPQKGYILLEGEGHQQTSIEWDEAVSSNSINWSTDLSNSILDYGDEGAEGVTFTIMADNYVIKDISFKNTYDHIKYGAKEASAAFVGGDKGSFYRCAFFAYQNTLCDYRDRHYFDECWIEGAIDFIYGFSQSIYENSTLHSIKEVSQPGWVAAHAKIKPDVSAGFVFKDCTVDGGKTFLGRPMNSYGTIVFDKMYMAGNIVPEGWDISEVGDDVNPTTFAEDSCSGPGSDTTHRVKWEKKLGSKELEYFTSIKFIDQEG is encoded by the exons ATGcaatctcctttcttcttcttcttcctcctcctcttctactCCTTGACACAGATTTTTCTCTATTATGATTTTGTTGATGGATATGCTGTGATCGTGAAAAACATCACCGTCGATAAGTCTGGGCATGGAGATTTCACAACCATTCAAGGTGCCATTGATTCAATTCCTGACAACAACAACCAATGGATCAGAATTCATGTTGTACAAGGAATCTATAG GGAAAAGGTCTACATACCACCCCAGAAGGGATATATCTTGCTAGAAGGTGAAGGGCACCAGCAGACATCAATTGAGTGGGATGAGGCTGTTTCCTCTAATTCGATCAACTGGAGCACCGATCTATCAAATTCTATACTTGATTATGGTGATGAAGGAGCGGAAGGTGTTACGTTCACTATCATGGCAGATAATTATGTCATCAAAGATATTTCATTTAAG AACACATACGACCACATCAAATATGGAGCCAAGGAGGCATCGGCAGCGTTTGTAGGAGGAGACAAAGGCTCCTTTTACCGGTGTGCATTCTTTGCCTACCAAAACACCTTGTGTGATTATAGAGATCGACACTACTTTGATGAATGCTGGATCGAAGGTGCTATCGACTTTATCTATGGATTCAGCCAATCTATCTATGAG AATTCCACTTTGCATTCCATCAAGGAGGTGTCGCAACCAGGATGGGTAGCGGCACATGCCAAGATTAAACCTGACGTGTCGGCTGGCTTTGTGTTCAAGGATTGCACGGTGGATGGGGGCAAGACGTTTTTAGGAAGACCGATGAATTCCTACGGCACTATCGTGTTCGATAAGATGTATATGGCAGGCAACATTGTGCCCGAGGGATGGGACATTTCAGAAGTCGGAGATGATGT GAACCCAACAACGTTTGCGGAGGATAGTTGCAGCGGGCCGGGTTCAGATACCACCCACAGAGTGAAATGGGAAAAGAAGCTTGGTTCCAAGGAATTGGAGTATTTTACCAGCATCAAATTCATCGACCAGGAAGGCTG